The following coding sequences are from one Kallotenue papyrolyticum window:
- a CDS encoding DUF2218 domain-containing protein, whose product MEAIAQITTERAQQYLRQLCRHFAHKVPAACDEHQGQVQFASGRCALSADEQTLHLYLQADDPAALEQLKEIVGRHLLRFAFREPLTLNWQAPSEEHPGAASC is encoded by the coding sequence ATGGAGGCTATCGCCCAGATCACCACCGAACGCGCGCAGCAGTATCTGCGCCAACTGTGTCGGCACTTTGCGCACAAGGTCCCGGCCGCGTGCGACGAGCACCAGGGCCAGGTGCAGTTCGCAAGCGGCAGATGCGCGCTGTCGGCTGATGAGCAGACGCTCCACCTCTACCTGCAGGCCGACGACCCGGCCGCCTTGGAGCAGCTCAAGGAGATCGTCGGCCGCCATCTGCTGCGTTTTGCCTTCCGCGAGCCGCTGACGCTGAACTGGCAGGCGCCGAGCGAGGAGCACCCTGGTGCGGCCTCGTGCTGA
- a CDS encoding ABC transporter substrate-binding protein yields MFIARLRPALLGSALLISLVACGPAAAPSASAPSPTPASSPAPASEAPATSDAPAADATRLIRHAMGETRVPRNPQRVVVLDTGELDSVLALGITPVGAVEALPGMGFQAYFGERTAGITTVGTIAEPDLETILRLKPDLIISNKVRHEAIYEQLAQIAPTVFAERVGVVWKDNFKLHAAALGKSDVARQIEARYQARVAQLRQQLGDPAAISVSVVRFLEGQVRQYQRGSFIGTLLDDVGVARPAAQQLSDKTWTEVNRELIPQLDADVLFVTHYGPADQTPKREFESDALWAQLQVVQRDRVYEVSDDHWMLGLGYLAAERVLDDLEQYLLP; encoded by the coding sequence ATGTTCATCGCTCGATTGCGGCCGGCCCTGCTGGGCAGCGCGCTGTTGATATCCCTGGTTGCCTGCGGCCCGGCTGCCGCGCCGTCGGCCTCGGCGCCATCCCCCACCCCGGCGTCTAGTCCTGCGCCGGCGAGCGAGGCCCCGGCGACGAGCGACGCCCCGGCGGCGGACGCCACACGGCTGATTCGGCATGCCATGGGCGAGACGCGCGTGCCGCGCAACCCGCAGCGGGTGGTGGTGCTCGACACCGGCGAGCTCGACAGCGTGCTGGCGCTGGGCATCACGCCCGTCGGCGCGGTGGAGGCCCTGCCCGGCATGGGCTTCCAAGCCTACTTCGGCGAGCGCACCGCCGGCATCACCACGGTCGGCACCATCGCCGAGCCCGACCTGGAGACCATCCTCCGCCTCAAGCCCGACCTGATCATCAGCAACAAGGTGCGCCACGAAGCCATCTACGAGCAACTGGCGCAGATCGCCCCGACCGTCTTCGCCGAGCGCGTGGGCGTGGTCTGGAAAGACAACTTCAAGCTGCACGCCGCAGCCTTGGGCAAGAGCGACGTGGCGCGGCAGATCGAGGCGCGCTACCAGGCGCGTGTCGCGCAGTTGCGGCAGCAGCTGGGCGACCCTGCCGCGATCAGCGTGTCGGTGGTGCGCTTTCTGGAAGGCCAGGTGCGGCAGTACCAGCGCGGCTCATTCATCGGCACGCTCCTGGACGACGTGGGGGTGGCACGCCCTGCGGCGCAACAGCTCAGCGACAAGACCTGGACCGAGGTCAACCGCGAGCTGATCCCGCAGCTCGACGCCGATGTGCTGTTCGTGACGCACTACGGCCCGGCCGACCAAACCCCCAAGCGCGAGTTTGAGAGCGATGCGCTCTGGGCGCAGTTGCAGGTGGTGCAGCGGGACCGCGTGTACGAGGTGTCGGACGACCACTGGATGTTGGGACTGGGCTACCTGGCTGCCGAGCGCGTGCTGGACGATCTGGAACAGTACCTGCTGCCCTGA